One Ricinus communis isolate WT05 ecotype wild-type chromosome 2, ASM1957865v1, whole genome shotgun sequence DNA segment encodes these proteins:
- the LOC8281719 gene encoding purine permease 3, with the protein METKQEPQANTSTTKRTLLILNCILLSIGNCGGPLIMRLYFIHGGKRVWLSSWLETGGWPILLIPLFISYLHRRSTNPPTKLFYMKPRLFLAATFIGVLTGLDDYLYAYGVARLPVSTSSLIIATQLAFTAAFAFLLVKQKFTSFSINAVVLLTAGAGVLALHTSSDRPGHESTKQYALGFVMTLVAAALYGFILPLVELTYKKSKQEISYTLVMEIQMVMCLFATIFCTIGMLVNKDFNVIPREAREFGLGETKYYVILVWSAIIWQCFFLGAIGVIFCASSLLSGILIAVLLPVTEVLAVIFYQENFQAEKGVALALSLWGFVSYFYGEVKESKKKNLAPGSEMPRSSSPTENV; encoded by the exons ATGGAGACAAAGCAGGAACCTCAAGCCAACACCAGCACCACAAAAAGAACCTTGCTTATTCTGAACTGCATCCTTTTATCTATAGGCAACTGCGGTGGCCCTCTTATCATGCGCCTCTATTTCATACATGGAGGCAAGCGTGTGTGGCTCTCTAGCTGGCTCGAAACCGGCGGTTGGCCAATCCTTTTAATCCCTCTCTTCATCAGCTACCTTCACCGCCGGTCCACCAATCCCCCCACTAAATTGTTCTACATGAAACCTCGTCTTTTCCTCGCCGCCACATTCATTGGTGTCCTCACTGGCCTCGATGACTATCTTTACGCTTATGGAGTAGCACGTCTGCCTGTTtcaacttcttctttgatcATTGCTACGCAGTTAGCTTTCACTGCGGCTTTCGCGTTTCTTTTGGTTAAACAGAAGTTCACTTCTTTTTCGATTAACGCAGTTGTTTTATTGACTGCTGGTGCTGGTGTTTTGGCCTTGCATACAAGCAGTGATCGCCCAGGTCATGAATCCACTAAACAGTATGCCTTAGGGTTTGTTATGACGCTAGTGGCTGCAGCTTTGTATGGCTTTATCTTACCATTGGTGGAGTTAACATACAAGAAATCGAAGCAGGAGATTAGTTACACTCTCGTGATGGAGATTCAGATGGTGATGTGTCTGTTTGCTACAATCTTTTGCACCATAGGGATGCTGGTTAACAAAGATTTTAAC GTGATTCCAAGAGAAGCAAGAGAATTCGGACTTGGGGAAACGAAGTATTATGTCATACTGGTGTGGAGCGCAATAATTTGGCAGTGTTTTTTCTTGGGAGCCATTGGTGTCATATTTTGCGCCTCCTCTTTGTTATCAGGCATTTTAATTGCTGTTCTCCTTCCGGTGACAGAGGTCCTGGCTGTCATTTTCTACCAAGAAAACTTTCAGGCAGAAAAGGGTGTCGCCCTTGCACTTTCTCTTTGGGGTTTTGTTTCTTACTTCTACGGTGAGGTGAAggaaagcaagaaaaagaatcttGCTCCAGGATCGGAAATGCCTCGATCTTCTAGTCCGACAGAAAATGTTTGA